ccctaacctaacctaacctaacccaaacctaacccaaacctaacccaaacctaacccaaacctaaccccaacctaaccctaacctaacctaacctaacccaaacctaaccctagactaacccaaacctaacccaaacctaacctaaacctaacccaaacctaacacaaacctagcACAAccctaacccaaacctaacccaaacctaacccaaacctaacccaaacctaacccaaacctaaccctaacctaacccaaacctaaccctaacctaacccaaacctaacacaaacctaaccctaacctaaccctaacctaaccctaacctaaccctaacctaacctaacctaacccaaacctaacccaaacctaaccctaGACTAACCCAAACCTAAACCTAGCACAaacctaacccaaacctaaccctaacctaacccaaacctaaccctaacctaaaccaaacctaacacaaacctaaccctaacctaaccctaacctaaccctaacctaaccctaacctaacccaaacctaacctaaacctaacccaaacctaacacaaacctaacacaaacctaacacaaacctaacacaaacctaacacaaacctaatcCAAatctaacacaaacctaacccaaacctaacacacacctaaccctaacctaacccaaacctaacacaaacctaaccctaaccttacccatttttttttttttttatcgctgggaaatgcttttacgcatccctcccggaagCAGAGCTGATCACGCTGCTTCCGagggggtatgtgggactcgctggcatcagaatacccactaaaaaacCCTAACCTTACccaaacctaacacaaacctaacacaaacctaatccaaacctaacacaaacctaacccaaatctaacccaaacctaacccaaacctaacacaaacctagcacaaacctaacccaaacctaacccaaacctaacacAAATCTAACCCAAACCTCACACACACaaaattttttatgtaaaatatttattttgtatgtttttttttttaaataaatgttgttttatattattagtttggttttattaaccctcgacccaaaaagaggggtgttataagtttgacgtgtgtatctgtgtatctgtctgtagcttctaaactaatgaaccgattttaatttagtttttttttgtttgagaggtagcttgatcgagagtgttcttagccataatccaagaaaatcggttcagccgtttgaaagttatcagctcttttctatttactgtaaccttcacttgtcgggggtgttataaatttttaatttacacttgtaaattattatggtattgataaaaataaacgaaCATAGTCAATTTGGTTTATGTTAGGTTTGGGcgaggtttgtgttaggttaggatTGGATTAGGTTTCGGTTAGGTTTGGGTTGGGTTACCAAAAAATATGGATAAGTGACGTGCTGATTTGGAAAAGATAGGCACTCAGCAGTTTTGTTAAACCTGTATGCTCAGTTTTGGTATGACATAATATAATCCTATATACTTGATTTTGGTGTGACATATAAACCTTTATACTCGATTTTGGTATGATGTCTGACTTATTGTTAACTTGTTGTGTATTTTTGTCgaattttgatgaaacttttttttttctctcgtctggcttttacaatgattagccaatgtcaagtttgtagttatttgtaacaacttagataaactatacaagtatggaccccgtctgtgccggcgctcgccgacacacgcacggaacccccttagagcgctttccagtcagttttaacaaaaaaaaaaacactccaaaaaggcagagcacgcccgccagctaacaccaacacagacgaagtcccttgtcgaattttgatgaaactttttattttagtctAATTTCTATTCCTTATTATACAGGATGtccaaaaagtcgtggatcaaacgcaatagggagatagtgGAGGTCATTTTCACACACACAAAATACACAAAATGCATtcacgaggggtgttataagtttgaagtgtgtatgtgacgtgtgtatatatgtgtgtgtgtgggtcggcggttaaaaatacTACGTAGGCATAACAAAACCAAACtaataacacaaaacaatatttattattaaaaaaatcatacaaaataaataattagatacATTAGTTTAACGAATCACACATTCGGTATCGGCGTTTCGCCATTGCACGCGCAGTTGCTGGCCACGGACACCATGCCACCTGCTGGCAGATACCCTTCGAATGTGACGAAGCCTATAACCGGCACGTTGCCAGACACAGCGGTGGATCCTCCCACAGGCATCTCCCCTGCCACTGCGACGTCGCcaaagcctaaaaaaaaattggttgtctgtaaagtcggtttactgaagatacttgaacgtgacaacaaaggccgattgtgcttctttgtcgctcgttccgcgctctcgcttgcaattcaagccttacatggaacgcctcagagcgaggtaacgccgcatgagtcatgtttttcgtgcgtgcagccggctctatcgaattataagacgttgtcacgtcaaaaaagattccgacgaattgagaaccttctcctttttttgaagtcggttaaaaatatataagatgCGTCATCGTtcattcatcaccatcatcatcatagtctacaagcttaatttgctataatccgccaaaccaaagaaatctgtatgtaAGTAAACTTTGCAATTacgcattgtaaggtctacatctcctgaggatgctccggtgtcggggcgaaacgcgcgtcgagtggtgttggtttttattccggaaaatcaaagagttcccacgggatttcgtataatctaaatccacgcgggcgaagtcgcgggcatcggctagttagttCTAATACTACAAATcgtctatctatttattttcggACTATTTCTTCCGTACGCGACGTTTTTGGGCAGTCTTGTAAAACAAAAGTCGTCTTAAAGAATTAAATATATACTTTACCTATTggtgacacccccgacaatggTAGAGCAGTGGATATTGGACCACTTTCAAAAGCAAGGTTAGCGTTCTGAGCTGCAATATTACCCACAGCTGCATTAGCAATTGCTGCATTAGTAGTTGCAGCTATTGCATTGCCAGCTATAACATTGCCATTAAGAGGGTATCCGCCAATTGTGTTGCCAGGGTATGCGACATTTGCCAAATTGTTGGCGATGGCATTTGTCGCAAGGTTGTTGGCGAAGCCATTGGCTAGGTTATTGGCTGCCATGGCGTTTGCTGCTAAGCCGTTGAAGCCATTGTTGAACACGTTATTGGGAAGAATTGCTTGACTGAACGCACcctgaaataaaaagaaataacttACAGAAAAGCCATGCTGCCAAAAGACTTACGTTCCAGtacgatgtacctacttaagagggctctctccgtcactcgattcatacaatagtagttccaatttcatttgaatattaagcaaccaaagtccatgaaattttgcagacattctagaaactaatatctatgcctgtggttttccagatttctgttaaaatattcggtttcaaagttacgcggtcttaaaatttacatacaactctttgagcccctgtaatcttaaaactacatatttttagaaaaatctaaaacactacaggcacagatattagtttctagaatatgtgtgcaaaatttcatggactttggttgcttaatattcaaatgaaattggaactacgtttgtatgaagcgagtgaaggagagagccctgttaaactccTACTTACCCCTTATCAATTTCTGTAGAACTCGATATGTAcgagttttataaaataatttatggtgCCCCTTCTAAGGGTGGagggttagtccgcttccatctattatcattcatcacttaccaccaggtgaggtctcagtcaagagctaatttgtagttaaaaaaaactctttggAAAAGATTTTTAGCAAGCATGCATTATAGCAAGtcgaaaaaataaccgagtacggaaccctcggtgcgcgaatctaactcgcacttggccggtttttttaatgacaACTCCACGTTAATCTTTTACTAAGTGCTCGCTCGCAGGAGCAATTTTTATCTCCACAACATTTTTTAGGCGACTATCAAAACCACGTACAAATTGGACAAAATTGCCTACAAAGCTAAAGATACTAAAGTTATACATGTACCGACCTATGCGTGaaagttttacaaaaattaaacaaattataaataaaaaatttataacacccccgacaagtgaaggttacagtaactagaaaagagctgatgactttcaaacggctgaaccgattttcttggattatagctaagaacactcccgatcaagccacctttcaaacaaaaaaaaaaactaaattaaaatcggttcattagtttaggagctacgatgccacagacagatacacagatacacacgtcaaacttatactcTTTTTGGGttcggggttaaaaaatggaACATTAAAAATTACCTGAACAATACAAGCAATAAAAGTGACAAAATAGATTCTAGACATCTTGATATAAAACACACAGTAAgaatacatacaaaaataatgtatcagagacttttaaatacatttttatcttaaaaatctaTTCTTTCACAAGGTTTGAGTAATATACGTGATCTTTGGTACAGAAATAAGGAGTTATTGTTATATCATTTTAAACATTTAGAATGATTGATAAAACAATGATTGTGTCACTTTATCTCTACAAAATGAACAATTAAACACGTAGCgcgtaggtattttcaaaacaccTAAACTATTATCCAAAACATTCATATGGTTTTGAGATGGTAGACCTCCTTTTATGTCATTCCACCCTCCATtgtaaccgacttcaaaaaaaccagccaagtgcgagtggacggacggacggacggacggacagatggacagacagacaacaaagtgatcctataagggttccgtttttccttttgaggtaaggaaccctaaaaattaaaaaaggagtgCAAAACTAGGAAAGgagtacctactaaaaagtGCAAAAATAGTGCAATGGAATATGgatggagtttgaaccgccaacctttcggatttcagtccgctcctccgtttttccttttgaggtacggaaccctaaaaaggaacccttataggatcacttcgttgtccgtctgtctgttcgtccatctgtccgtctatcgtgtctgtcaagaaaacctatatagggTAGAGTTCTCTGCCTTTCCTAGTTATAATCTTAGGTCAACAATTAGTAAAATCTAGAGGAAATAAAATACCTTTTTCATAAAATGGTTCACAAACTTTTATTAGCAAAGTACACAAATACGCATCTGGCCAATAACAGTTGGCCAATGATAATAACAGTATAAAAGTAGTCACAACAAGAAAATAGGATTATATCTATCCGTGAAACTTATTCGATCAAAAGTTTTATTAACTTCGTAGGTGTGATCAAAAGTTGGCGCTTTATTTAGCCAGGAGAGTATATTCGTATATTTTTTACCTAACTGCggcagaatgtacaggtaaaagctctttcatatgataccccacttttttttaaatgatgtaaccacaaattcggggttttcagatttattcctgtacttgtgctataagacctacctacctgccaaatttcatgattctaggtcaacgggaagtacctaccctataggtttcttgactgacagagagacagacaacaaagtgatcctataagggttccgtttttccttttgaggtacggaaccctaaaaattgacttttgctgttgtatcgagtgggatgtcaaatgaaagaggagaaaactgagttcatgaatataaaatactagctgacgcccacgacttcgtccgcgtggatttaggtttttcaaaatcccgtgggaactctttggttttccgggataaaaagtagcctatgtgctaatccaggatattatctatatccattccgaatttcagccaaaaccgtccagtagtttttgcgtgaaggagtaacaaacatacactcacacacacacacacacacacacatacaaactttcgcctattagtgtgatgtactacagaattaaaatatagcaagcgacagaaaaacaattttgctcTAAATTCAATTGCGTtcaagacgatcgcagtcgggtttcagttttcaacttATTCTTTCAACTTagaccgaaatttcatattcccgACTAGTTTAgattttgagatagcccccgtcacaaaaatgctCTAAAATTGATAACTTTGATGGCTGCCCATTTGCTAATTTTTTaagatatattatatttgtattcgtactctactcaatgagctgaaacaatgctagggtaagaaaaaaaaatcgttgCCTTTTTTATGTATGGAAGTCCCCCTAAAgaatacttataatttaatagaatttctaatttaatatttggttttggattCACGTTCTGCGccgaataccaaaatttcacAAACTCATTAACACCCATATTAcccatttttatgcataatagtttttgatttatcgaccAAAATGTCGAAGAAATACCCGaacacggaaccctcagtgcgcgcgtctgagtcgcacttggccggtttttttttttaaacttacacCTCACCATCGTCgtttagtacaaaataaaatgagaGAATTTTTTCAACAGAGTTCTTTATTTTGTGACAaacataataacaatttaataacaaaaacatACTAATTAATACAAAGCTCCACAACCGCACCCCCTGTTGTACCCGTACCCGTACCCGGGTCCAGCAATACCGGCCTCAAGCCCCAGGGGGTACCCGTAGCCCAGCCCAGCACCAGCGCCGTAGCCATAAGGCCCAGCGTACCCGTTGATAGCGTCGATACCCTCAGTCAGCATGCCCACGTTTCCGTTCCCGCAACCGTAAGACACCGCCCCAGCACCAACACTGGGCAAACCGCCTTCCAAAGCCACGGCTCCCAAGAACGGCACAGCGCCAGACACGGCTAACGGGCCTTCGTACACGTTCTCAGACGTCATGGACACGCCGGTGACTGCGATGGGGGACGCGCTCCTCACTGGGAAGCCGCCTCCGTAAGCAGCGGCGGGCGCGAAGCCGGCGCAGGGGGCGGCTAGGGCGGCTTCAGGGTAAGGGAGAGCGTTCCATGGCGCGGCGAAGGGAACAGGACCTCGGACCAAGCCGTCGGCGATACCGTTGTATGCAGCTCCGATGCATTGCGCGGAGATGACCTGGAAAAACAAAGGTTGGCTCAATTTAGGACGATAGAttggaacggcattccgaaccagtggtaaattatttgacgattcaaaagcacttgtaaaagcttatttgaataaaaatctattctattctattatattctattctattctactacTCAGTTTGAAGATCCATTAGAACCTTACCTGGACAAAAAGTGCTTGAGCACAGAAAAGGAGAATTGCCTTGGCTGCCATTGTTAAAAAGTAGTTTTGTTAACTGGTTGAAGTAGTAACTGAATAtgttttccaaaatattttagtacattttaTACCTTAATAATTACCAAAGTTAATTGATAAAATGTTTCTAAATCAATGAAAAATGTTATTAGAAATGAGAATTACttcatgaaatatttattacatgATTCATATCGTAAAAGTTAGGTCAATACTCATTATATTTCAAAAAGTTAtgtctttatattattattattacattgataacaattattaattaacattgatttattattttgtgtattaaaaaattaccatgaaaataattttgtatgttaGGTCATCTATTCAATGATAACATTTGCATAACTAAtactttaaactttttatataaaaacaaaaagttaaatCGAAATCAATATTGTACCCTTGACTTCAATCAAACACAAACATGTCCTCCTTTGCTTTCCTTTTGCTTTGCGCCCAAGCTTGCTTGGTACAGGTGAGAAAGAAATTCTCTATTTTGATTTAAAACACCCTTTCAGATTTAGAGTTTTTataaatcacgtgggaactcattgattttctgggataaaaagtattccaTTCTATATCCGTTCATATGCAAGCTATCCttgtatcaaacgtcaaaatcgattacACAGGCCGTAAGACGCTGGcagccagacagacaaacagacacacttcgcATTTGTAACATTATATTaatactaaaggatgcccgcgatttcgtccgcgtggatttaggtttttaaagatcccgtggtaattgtttgattttccggaataaaaagtagcctatgcccgtccccgggatataagctaaccctgtaccaaacgccagaatcggttaaaatgttgggccgtgaaaaggtagctgacagacagacagacagacacactttcgcatttataatattagtatagatggattCTATTGTAAAGTTCAATTTAAAATGCTTGGTAGGATTTAATTTGCGTATTACTATTTATTCCGAACttcttttcattctgaaaggagactcgTGCTTAGTAGTGTGCCGATGACGGGTTGAACGTATCATGATGAAACCTACTTCAGCTAGGGCTTAAAAAGCGCTAACCTTCCACGGAACTTTTGTAATTACCATCAAGTGTATATTGTAAAGCGCATACCTAATCttgaaataaatatcttttCCAGAATGTATTCAGCCAATGCCTCGGCGCGGGCCCACTCGCTTACGGTCCAGGCATCGCCCCAGGTGTTGCTCTGGCACCTGGCTTAGCGCCCTACGGCTTGGGAGCCGGCCTGGCTGCTGGACCATTCGGCGTGGCGCCAATGGCTGTGGAGCTCGGTGGATTGGGAGTAGGCATGGCCCCAGCAGCTATAGAACTCGGTGCATATGGCGGAGCTGGTATCGGTGACGTGGCGGTCGCTGGTGAGATGCCAGTCGCTGGCACCACCCTCGTCGCTGGCCAGGTGCCGATCCTCGGCGCTGTGCGCTTCGCGGGCGATCTGCCAGCCGCTGGCACTGTCACCATCACTGGCAGCTGCGGGTGCGGATGCAACCGCGGACCTTACTActactaatttataaaatatcacaATTTTAATCTAACATAAAAGGAATtagaacacattttttaaatttgttttgtTAACTTTTTTGCTAAGTGtttaactaatattttatttcaataaaattgatgTGTCGCAAAACTATGTTTATTACTTAACATATCCCTCCATGAGCGATTGAAAAAGCttaatgaatattaataaattaagtaatataCATTTTATGGTACTTACCATAAAGTTAGTTACTTGCGCTAACAAAAATAATAGtacaaaagaaaaacaataccTAACAAagatatacatataagtatCTATCTAGTAATTGTACGTTAAGACGTACAATTTTATTGGCTCAATCTACATTTAATTTAGGTTTATCAGGACAGGTATTATCACCCACAAAAGCACATGTCCAATATGTCTAACAGTGCATAGGATGATTTATTTGATTATTTTGAAGTTATGCCTACCTGTATTTTACAAAAAGAACACTGCAGTAAAATTATCAatcaaaaaatgttaatttgaaGAATACTTATACCCATAAGTTAGTTTTTAGAACGTGTAATAAATGCCACAGATGTAGCATCTTCTGGGTTACCTACAGTTTGGGTCATTTTGAAACATTGCTTTCATCCACACATGTCAATGATTACTGCCGGACTTGAAACCCTCACTAGGAACTTACCATCAGCgtgataaaaattaaagtatctTACTCGTGATTACGTATAGATATACGTAATCACGAGCAagatactttaatttttatcagGTATCTGTTGTAAGTTGCAACCTATTTTCGAACGAGTAACCTAGAACCTGGAATGAATGCTGAAAACAAAGGCCAAAAAACTCATAAATTGAAGGAGTCCtcgcaaaaaatatattaaaaaaaaaatttatcttTCAATAAAAGCCATTTCTATGTGTAGAACCAGAACTCTAAGTACACTCTTTCTCAAAGTTATCCATACTTAGGTActaatatgcgaaagtgtgcctgtggTTTGCTTGCTGCCTGCTTGCTTCTTGCAACCCGTAGAcaaatataggctacttttcatcccggaaagtTCAAGAGTTCCCAAGAGacttttgaaaacttaaacttacaagga
The DNA window shown above is from Maniola jurtina chromosome 27, ilManJurt1.1, whole genome shotgun sequence and carries:
- the LOC123879116 gene encoding chorion class B protein PC10-like, whose translation is MAAKAILLFCAQALFVQVISAQCIGAAYNGIADGLVRGPVPFAAPWNALPYPEAALAAPCAGFAPAAAYGGGFPVRSASPIAVTGVSMTSENVYEGPLAVSGAVPFLGAVALEGGLPSVGAGAVSYGCGNGNVGMLTEGIDAINGYAGPYGYGAGAGLGYGYPLGLEAGIAGPGYGYGYNRGCGCGALY
- the LOC123879126 gene encoding chorion class CA protein ERA.1-like; its protein translation is MSSFAFLLLCAQACLVQNVFSQCLGAGPLAYGPGIAPGVALAPGLAPYGLGAGLAAGPFGVAPMAVELGGLGVGMAPAAIELGAYGGAGIGDVAVAGEMPVAGTTLVAGQVPILGAVRFAGDLPAAGTVTITGSCGCGCNRGPYYY
- the LOC123879115 gene encoding chorion class A protein Ld19-like; translated protein: MYSYCVFYIKMSRIYFVTFIACIVQGAFSQAILPNNVFNNGFNGLAANAMAANNLANGFANNLATNAIANNLANVAYPGNTIGGYPLNGNVIAGNAIAATTNAAIANAAVGNIAAQNANLAFESGPISTALPLSGVSPIGFGDVAVAGEMPVGGSTAVSGNVPVIGFVTFEGYLPAGGMVSVASNCACNGETPIPNV